In a genomic window of Flavobacteriales bacterium:
- a CDS encoding ankyrin repeat domain-containing protein has product MSQRLKTLMTSAAFLIVIPHSFAGATEDLWTALKGANYPNALTAIAAGADVNSLDPAFGTPLNLAACWADAEVVKVLIDSKSELNFVHPANGFTPLINAAYWGNEDAVKLLLAAGADIKVKTKIGQTLLSQAITGCDLEIIKMLVDAGADPLEKYSIGPLTGQTVMNALISVKEGEERVAYLAGLVEPMSKMGVTLPTRITNAQASQFSTLEQMAVYLLRKEPTPTRLLPALGGTS; this is encoded by the coding sequence ATGTCACAACGACTCAAAACCCTGATGACGTCCGCTGCGTTTCTTATTGTCATCCCTCACTCATTCGCAGGCGCCACGGAAGACCTTTGGACTGCCCTGAAAGGAGCGAACTATCCGAATGCCCTCACGGCCATTGCCGCAGGTGCAGATGTGAACAGCTTGGACCCTGCGTTCGGCACGCCACTGAACCTGGCTGCTTGCTGGGCAGATGCTGAAGTGGTGAAAGTCCTGATCGATAGCAAGTCCGAGTTGAACTTCGTTCATCCAGCGAACGGATTCACCCCGCTGATCAACGCGGCCTACTGGGGCAATGAAGATGCGGTGAAATTGTTGCTGGCAGCAGGTGCTGACATCAAGGTCAAAACCAAGATCGGGCAAACCCTGCTTTCCCAGGCCATCACCGGATGCGATCTGGAGATCATCAAGATGCTGGTGGATGCAGGCGCTGACCCGCTGGAGAAATACTCCATTGGCCCTTTGACCGGTCAGACCGTGATGAACGCACTGATCAGCGTCAAGGAAGGTGAGGAGCGCGTGGCTTACCTGGCCGGACTGGTGGAACCCATGTCCAAGATGGGCGTCACACTACCCACACGCATTACGAATGCGCAAGCGAGCCAGTTCAGCACCTTGGAACAGATGGCCGTTTACCTCTTGAGAAAGGAGCCGACCCCAACCAGGTTGTTGCCGGCACTTGGGGGAACATCTTGA
- a CDS encoding sigma-70 family RNA polymerase sigma factor, which translates to MLSKRTFAKAAVSIDDQELVQLYLNGQESAFETLLHRHKRKVWSHIYLLVRDRELTEDLFQETFIKVVNTLKGGKYNEEGKFLPWVLRIAHNLVIDHFRRNKKMPLVRSKDDHDVFAAMQQPGKNAEQSLVNVQVDADVRKLIDHLPDEQREVVIMRTYLNMSFKEIAEHTDVSINTALGRMRYALINMRKMIDKHEIALERA; encoded by the coding sequence ATGCTATCCAAGCGCACGTTCGCCAAGGCGGCGGTTTCCATCGACGACCAAGAGCTCGTCCAGCTATACCTCAACGGCCAGGAATCGGCCTTCGAGACGCTCCTGCACCGCCACAAGCGGAAGGTGTGGTCGCACATCTACCTGCTGGTGCGCGACCGGGAGCTCACCGAGGACCTCTTCCAAGAGACCTTCATCAAGGTGGTGAACACCCTGAAGGGCGGCAAGTACAATGAGGAGGGCAAGTTCCTGCCATGGGTGCTGCGCATCGCCCACAACCTGGTCATCGATCATTTCCGCCGGAACAAGAAGATGCCGCTCGTGCGCAGCAAGGACGACCACGACGTCTTCGCCGCCATGCAGCAGCCGGGCAAGAATGCCGAACAGAGCCTGGTGAACGTGCAGGTCGATGCCGATGTGCGGAAGCTCATCGACCATTTGCCCGATGAGCAGCGTGAGGTGGTGATCATGCGCACCTACTTGAATATGAGCTTCAAGGAGATCGCTGAGCACACGGATGTGAGCATCAATACCGCGCTGGGCCGCATGCGCTATGCCCTGATCAACATGCGCAAGATGATCGACAAGCACGAGATCGCCTTGGAGCGGGCTTAG
- the uvrA gene encoding excinuclease ABC subunit UvrA, translated as MRHGSIRVEGARVHNLKNISVEIPRGKLVVVTGLSGSGKSSLAFDTLYAEGQRRYVESLSSYARQFMGRLEKPDVDRIIGISPAIAIEQKVQSSNPRSTVGTSTEVYDHLKLLFARAGETISPTSGQLVKRHTIEDVVAGVNSYPYGSTVLMLSPLAIPKGRSIKEHLDVLQQQGYARVHDGSDVHRIEDLLSDRKTLKGTYFLVVDRLSAVPGDQENESRTADSAETAFFEGHGELILLGEDGRQMGFSDKFELDGITFEEPSPNLFSFNDPVGACPKCEGYGSIIGIDAELVIPDKRLSLYDDCVAPWRGEVLSEWKRDFIRDSSKHDFPIHRPYRELSAEHRKLLWNGAKGLHGIDAFFKYVEEKSYKIQYRVLASRYRGKTTCTECEGTRLRKEARYVKLGGKDITELTSMPIAECLRFFEELELNDAQHRIAARLLKEIGNRLRYLSDVGVGYLTLDRRSNTLSGGETQRIDLATSLGSSLVGSMYILDEPSIGLHPRDTERLIGVLKKLRDLGNTVIVVEHDEEVMRAADHLIDMGPMAGSHGGEVVFSGPFEALASSDGLTARYLTGRERISPPEKHRPVRDRLLLRGAREHNLKDIDVAFPLHMLTVVTGVSGSGKTTLVKRILYPAIKRHLEGFSERPGEHTAIEGDLARIEAVELVDQNPIGRSSRSNPVTYVKAWDEVRQLFSEQEVAKVRGYKPSHFSFNVDGGRCEVCQGEGEVRIEMQFMADISLTCEACKGRRFRDEVLDVKFQGIDVSDLLAMTVDDAIAFFSPHQSLGACARIVQKLLPLQQTGMGYVKLGQSSSTLSGGEAQRIKLASFLTKGQDERPTLFIFDEPTTGLHFHDIAKLLAALGMLIANGHSVICIEHNTEVIKCADQVIDLGPEGGDGGGGLLFAGTPEELAREDSHTGRAMAKAWQR; from the coding sequence CTGCGCCACGGCTCCATCCGTGTTGAAGGTGCACGGGTCCATAACCTGAAGAACATCAGCGTAGAGATCCCGCGCGGCAAGCTGGTGGTGGTCACCGGGCTCAGCGGCAGCGGAAAGAGCAGTTTGGCGTTCGATACGCTCTATGCCGAAGGCCAGCGCCGCTATGTGGAGAGCCTCAGCAGCTACGCTCGGCAGTTCATGGGCCGCTTGGAGAAGCCCGATGTGGACCGCATCATCGGCATCAGTCCCGCCATCGCCATCGAGCAGAAGGTGCAGAGCAGCAACCCGCGCAGCACCGTGGGCACCAGCACCGAGGTGTACGACCACCTCAAGCTGCTCTTCGCGCGCGCCGGCGAGACCATCTCGCCCACGAGCGGTCAGCTTGTGAAGCGGCATACCATCGAGGATGTCGTGGCGGGCGTGAACAGCTACCCATACGGCAGCACGGTGCTGATGCTTTCACCGCTGGCCATCCCAAAGGGCCGCAGCATCAAGGAGCACCTCGACGTCCTGCAGCAACAAGGCTATGCGCGTGTGCACGACGGATCCGATGTGCACCGCATTGAGGATCTCCTGTCGGACAGGAAAACGCTGAAGGGCACCTACTTCCTCGTGGTTGATCGCCTCAGCGCCGTGCCTGGCGATCAGGAGAACGAGAGCCGCACGGCCGACAGCGCGGAGACCGCCTTCTTCGAAGGACACGGCGAGCTCATCCTCTTGGGAGAGGATGGCAGGCAAATGGGCTTCAGCGACAAGTTCGAGCTCGACGGCATCACCTTCGAGGAGCCCAGCCCGAACCTCTTCAGCTTCAACGACCCCGTAGGCGCCTGCCCGAAGTGCGAAGGCTATGGAAGCATCATCGGCATCGATGCCGAACTGGTGATCCCCGACAAGCGCCTGAGCCTCTACGACGATTGCGTGGCTCCCTGGCGCGGTGAGGTGCTCAGCGAGTGGAAGCGCGATTTCATCCGCGATAGCTCGAAGCACGACTTCCCCATCCACCGCCCCTACCGCGAACTCTCAGCCGAGCATCGGAAGCTCCTGTGGAATGGTGCCAAGGGCCTGCATGGCATCGACGCCTTCTTCAAGTACGTGGAGGAGAAGAGCTACAAGATCCAGTACCGCGTGCTGGCCAGCCGCTACCGCGGCAAGACCACTTGCACTGAATGCGAAGGCACTCGCCTGCGGAAGGAAGCGCGCTATGTGAAGTTGGGCGGTAAGGACATCACCGAGCTCACGAGCATGCCCATCGCGGAATGCCTGCGCTTCTTCGAGGAGCTGGAGCTGAACGATGCCCAGCACCGCATCGCCGCGCGGCTGCTCAAGGAGATCGGCAATCGCCTGCGCTACCTGTCCGATGTTGGCGTAGGCTACCTCACGCTCGATCGGCGAAGCAACACCCTCAGCGGCGGCGAGACCCAGCGCATCGACCTGGCCACATCGCTTGGCAGCAGCCTTGTCGGGAGCATGTACATCCTCGACGAGCCCAGCATCGGCCTGCACCCGCGCGACACCGAGCGCCTCATCGGCGTGCTGAAGAAACTGCGCGATCTGGGCAACACGGTGATCGTGGTGGAGCACGACGAGGAAGTGATGCGCGCAGCGGACCACCTCATCGACATGGGCCCCATGGCGGGCAGCCACGGCGGTGAAGTGGTATTCAGCGGGCCATTCGAGGCGCTGGCGTCGAGCGATGGACTCACCGCGCGCTACCTCACCGGACGCGAGCGCATATCGCCGCCAGAGAAACATCGTCCTGTGCGCGATAGACTCCTGCTTCGCGGCGCACGCGAGCACAATCTCAAGGACATCGACGTGGCCTTCCCTCTCCACATGCTCACCGTGGTCACGGGCGTGAGCGGAAGCGGCAAGACCACGCTCGTGAAGCGCATCCTCTACCCGGCCATCAAGCGCCACCTCGAAGGCTTCAGCGAGCGGCCTGGCGAGCACACCGCGATCGAAGGCGACCTCGCTCGCATCGAGGCCGTTGAGCTGGTGGATCAGAATCCCATCGGCCGCAGCAGCCGCAGCAACCCGGTGACGTACGTGAAGGCGTGGGACGAGGTGCGGCAATTGTTCAGCGAGCAGGAAGTGGCCAAGGTGCGCGGCTACAAGCCGAGTCATTTCAGCTTCAATGTCGATGGCGGGCGCTGTGAGGTCTGCCAGGGTGAAGGCGAGGTCCGCATCGAGATGCAGTTCATGGCGGATATCAGCCTCACCTGCGAGGCATGCAAGGGCCGGCGCTTCCGGGACGAAGTGCTCGACGTGAAGTTCCAGGGCATCGATGTCTCCGACCTGCTCGCCATGACGGTGGATGACGCGATCGCCTTCTTCTCCCCGCACCAGAGCCTAGGCGCGTGCGCGCGCATCGTGCAGAAGCTCCTTCCGCTCCAGCAGACCGGCATGGGATACGTGAAACTCGGCCAGAGCAGCAGCACGCTATCGGGCGGCGAGGCGCAGCGCATCAAGCTGGCCAGCTTCCTCACCAAGGGGCAGGACGAGCGGCCAACCCTCTTCATCTTCGACGAGCCGACCACCGGACTTCACTTCCACGACATCGCGAAGCTGCTTGCGGC
- a CDS encoding M1 family metallopeptidase produces MSSKLYLTICTSILTSTALAQDSPRYGRDKFRQLDQELPTPNEQRTASGAPGHAYWQMKADYDIHVEITEPKASEGVLPKLTGYETITYHNQSPDKLEYLWLQLDQNIFEPNSDANTTRTGTLGDSVSLSQIDKWVNPFEGGYKITSVTDANGGKLKHTINKTMMRVDLPKPLAPGATFVFKVQWWNWINDRFKWGGRAGYEYFPEEDNYLFTIAHFYPRMAAYMDYSGWMHKQFLGQGEFTLDFGDYTLSITAPSDHVVAATGEWANASAVLTSAQQKRLAQARTSDKPVMIVTPQEALENEKERSSGTKTWVYKSKNVRDVAFASSRKFIWDAMNQPVKTNNVLCMSYYPKEGNPLWEQYSTKVVAHTIKTYSKFTADYIYPVAISVHTDRIGMEYPMICFNGGRPEKDGTYSERTKYGMIGVITHEVGHNFFPMIINSDERQWTWMDEGLNTFVQYLTEQEWDKDYPSWRGKPRNIVDYMKGDPNAAPDKMKARIEPIMTNSESITQFGNNAYGKPCTALNILRETVMGRELFDHAFKTYCERWKFKHPTPADFFRSMEDASGVDLDWFWRGWFYTTDHVDISLENMRYKRLSPRDPLLAEKTKREERAREVPDLSRQRNIDAKLDFVVDRDPATRDFYNSYDPLTATERDIAAYEKWKKGLKPEELTLLNEEIHLYELSFKNIGGLVMPVILEWEYTDGTKEVERIPAEIWKTSDEVSKVFVKRKEVTRVTLDPFLETADCDLNNNSWPPRMVPTRFDVFKEQQWRQPNPMQLERNRMTGGEMKGQ; encoded by the coding sequence ATGTCCTCGAAGCTCTACCTCACCATTTGCACATCGATCCTTACGAGCACTGCCCTCGCCCAGGATTCCCCGCGTTACGGCCGCGACAAGTTCCGCCAGCTCGATCAGGAACTGCCCACGCCCAACGAGCAGCGGACGGCCAGCGGCGCGCCCGGCCACGCCTACTGGCAGATGAAGGCGGATTACGACATCCATGTGGAGATCACGGAGCCGAAGGCGAGTGAAGGCGTGCTGCCGAAGCTCACCGGCTACGAGACCATCACCTATCACAACCAGAGCCCCGACAAGCTCGAGTACCTCTGGCTGCAGTTGGATCAGAACATCTTCGAGCCGAACAGCGATGCGAACACCACGCGCACCGGCACCCTTGGCGATAGCGTGAGCCTCTCGCAGATCGACAAGTGGGTGAATCCCTTCGAGGGTGGATACAAGATCACCTCGGTGACCGATGCCAATGGGGGCAAGCTGAAGCACACGATCAACAAGACCATGATGCGCGTCGACCTCCCGAAGCCGCTCGCGCCGGGCGCGACGTTCGTCTTCAAGGTGCAGTGGTGGAACTGGATCAACGACCGCTTCAAGTGGGGCGGACGCGCTGGCTACGAGTACTTCCCCGAAGAGGACAACTACCTCTTCACCATCGCGCACTTCTACCCGCGCATGGCCGCGTACATGGATTACAGCGGCTGGATGCATAAGCAGTTCCTGGGCCAGGGCGAGTTCACCCTCGACTTCGGCGACTACACCCTCAGCATCACGGCGCCCAGCGACCACGTCGTTGCGGCCACGGGCGAATGGGCGAATGCATCAGCGGTGCTCACGTCCGCGCAGCAGAAGCGCCTCGCGCAGGCGCGCACGAGCGACAAGCCCGTTATGATCGTCACGCCGCAGGAGGCGCTCGAGAACGAGAAGGAGCGCAGCAGCGGCACCAAGACCTGGGTGTACAAGAGCAAGAACGTGCGCGACGTCGCCTTCGCCAGCAGCCGCAAGTTCATCTGGGATGCGATGAACCAGCCGGTGAAGACCAACAACGTGCTCTGCATGAGTTACTATCCCAAGGAGGGCAACCCGCTGTGGGAACAGTACAGCACCAAGGTGGTGGCGCACACCATCAAGACCTACAGCAAGTTCACGGCCGACTACATCTACCCCGTGGCCATCAGCGTGCACACCGACCGCATCGGCATGGAGTACCCGATGATCTGCTTCAACGGCGGGCGGCCGGAGAAGGACGGAACTTACAGCGAGCGCACGAAGTATGGCATGATCGGCGTGATCACGCACGAGGTGGGGCACAATTTCTTCCCCATGATCATCAACTCCGATGAGCGGCAGTGGACCTGGATGGACGAGGGCCTCAACACCTTCGTGCAATACCTCACCGAGCAGGAGTGGGACAAGGATTACCCCAGCTGGCGCGGCAAGCCCCGCAACATCGTGGACTACATGAAGGGCGACCCCAACGCCGCGCCTGACAAAATGAAGGCGCGCATCGAGCCGATCATGACCAACAGCGAGAGCATCACGCAGTTCGGCAACAACGCCTACGGCAAGCCCTGCACGGCCCTCAACATCCTGCGCGAGACGGTGATGGGCCGCGAGCTCTTCGACCACGCTTTCAAGACCTATTGCGAGCGCTGGAAGTTCAAGCACCCCACGCCGGCCGACTTCTTCCGCTCCATGGAGGACGCGAGCGGGGTGGACCTCGACTGGTTCTGGCGCGGCTGGTTCTACACCACCGACCACGTGGACATCAGTCTGGAGAACATGCGCTACAAGCGCCTATCACCGCGCGATCCATTACTGGCCGAGAAGACGAAGCGCGAGGAGAGGGCGCGCGAAGTGCCCGACCTCAGCCGCCAGCGCAACATTGATGCGAAGCTCGACTTCGTGGTGGATCGCGACCCTGCCACGCGCGACTTCTACAACAGCTACGACCCGCTCACCGCCACGGAGCGCGACATCGCGGCCTATGAGAAGTGGAAGAAGGGCCTGAAGCCCGAGGAGCTCACGCTGCTCAACGAGGAGATTCACCTCTATGAGCTCTCCTTCAAGAACATCGGCGGGCTCGTGATGCCCGTCATCCTGGAGTGGGAGTACACCGATGGCACCAAGGAAGTGGAGCGTATCCCCGCTGAGATCTGGAAGACCAGCGACGAGGTGAGCAAGGTCTTCGTGAAGCGCAAGGAGGTGACACGCGTCACCCTCGATCCCTTCTTGGAGACGGCGGATTGCGACCTCAACAACAACAGCTGGCCGCCGCGCATGGTGCCCACGCGCTTCGATGTGTTCAAGGAGCAGCAGTGGCGCCAGCCGAACCCCATGCAGCTGGAGCGGAACCGGATGACGGGCGGGGAGATGAAGGGGCAGTGA
- a CDS encoding fatty acid desaturase, with the protein MEAPAPPRVTVKHTGERKDLILATRPFALEQRARSWMHLFVSVVVTAGCYFGTVYFDPLWSKAAFGVLTGLALVRLFILYHDHQHKSILNRSKPADAFFWFFGMWMLSPPSIWKRSHDHHHKHNCKLYTSSIGSFPVVTVEKYKSLTRSERFAYNFIRSPFAIGLGYVFVFIIGMCLNSFISNRGRHWDSLITLVFHSALGFTTWWFLGWENLVFAFFLPYLVTFALGSYLFYAQHNFPGTVFADKDGWSYVKAALDSSSYMKMNPVLQWFTGNIGFHHVHHLNAHIPFYRLPEAHRAIPELREKAKRTSLWPWDIVACFRLKAWDPALQRMVSRQELRHQLSR; encoded by the coding sequence ATGGAAGCACCAGCGCCCCCACGCGTAACCGTGAAGCACACCGGCGAGCGCAAGGATCTGATCCTTGCCACACGGCCCTTTGCGCTGGAGCAACGCGCCAGGAGTTGGATGCACCTCTTCGTCTCAGTGGTCGTCACTGCGGGCTGCTACTTCGGCACCGTCTATTTCGACCCGCTCTGGAGCAAGGCCGCATTCGGTGTGCTCACGGGTCTAGCGCTGGTGCGCCTCTTCATCCTGTACCACGACCACCAGCACAAGAGCATCCTCAACCGCAGCAAGCCGGCCGATGCCTTCTTCTGGTTCTTCGGCATGTGGATGCTCAGTCCGCCCAGCATCTGGAAGCGCAGCCACGATCACCATCACAAGCACAACTGCAAGCTTTACACGAGCAGCATCGGCTCCTTCCCCGTGGTGACCGTGGAGAAGTACAAGAGCCTGACGCGCAGCGAGCGCTTCGCCTACAACTTCATCCGGAGCCCCTTCGCCATCGGGCTCGGTTACGTGTTCGTCTTCATCATCGGCATGTGCCTCAACAGCTTCATCAGCAATCGCGGAAGGCATTGGGACAGCCTCATCACCTTGGTCTTCCACAGTGCGCTCGGCTTCACCACCTGGTGGTTCCTGGGCTGGGAGAACCTGGTCTTCGCCTTCTTCCTCCCCTACCTGGTCACCTTCGCGCTCGGGAGCTACCTCTTTTACGCGCAGCACAATTTCCCCGGGACCGTTTTCGCTGACAAGGATGGGTGGAGCTATGTGAAGGCCGCGCTCGATAGCAGCAGCTATATGAAGATGAACCCGGTGCTGCAGTGGTTCACGGGCAACATCGGCTTCCACCACGTTCATCACCTCAACGCCCACATCCCCTTCTATCGGCTGCCGGAGGCCCACCGGGCCATCCCAGAACTGCGCGAAAAGGCCAAGCGCACGAGCCTTTGGCCTTGGGATATCGTTGCGTGCTTCCGACTGAAGGCTTGGGACCCGGCCTTGCAGCGCATGGTGTCCCGCCAGGAGCTGAGGCACCAGCTCAGCCGCTGA
- the nth gene encoding endonuclease III, giving the protein MTRSEKAAFVSRKLAELYPRTRIPLDHEDPYTLLVAVVLSAQCTDKKVNEITPLLFAKARTPQQMVKLSVQQIEDIIRPCGLAPAKAKGIHGLSKIVLEKHGGQVPSTLEELEALPSVGHKTASVVMVQAFGVPAFPVDTHIHRLAWRWTLSTGKSVEHTEADLKKLFPKEEWADLHLRIIYFGREHCPAKGHDPRTCPICSVVGRKELFD; this is encoded by the coding sequence ATGACCCGCTCCGAGAAGGCCGCCTTCGTCTCCCGCAAGCTTGCCGAACTCTACCCGCGCACGCGCATTCCGCTCGACCACGAGGATCCCTACACCCTACTGGTAGCGGTGGTGCTCAGCGCGCAATGCACAGACAAGAAGGTGAACGAGATCACGCCCTTGCTCTTCGCCAAGGCGCGCACGCCGCAGCAGATGGTGAAGCTGAGCGTGCAGCAGATCGAGGACATCATCCGGCCTTGCGGCCTGGCGCCGGCGAAAGCGAAAGGCATACACGGCCTTTCAAAGATCGTTCTTGAGAAGCACGGCGGCCAAGTGCCAAGCACCTTGGAAGAACTGGAAGCGCTTCCATCCGTGGGTCACAAGACCGCCAGCGTAGTGATGGTGCAAGCCTTCGGCGTGCCGGCCTTCCCGGTGGACACCCACATCCATCGCCTCGCTTGGCGCTGGACCCTGAGCACGGGCAAGAGCGTGGAGCACACCGAAGCCGACCTGAAGAAGCTCTTCCCCAAGGAGGAATGGGCCGACCTCCATCTCCGCATCATCTACTTCGGCCGGGAGCACTGCCCGGCCAAGGGGCACGATCCGCGAACGTGCCCGATCTGCTCCGTGGTGGGGCGGAAGGAGCTCTTCGACTGA
- a CDS encoding lysophospholipid acyltransferase family protein: MSAIGYYLALPFLYGIALLPFPLLYFLSDCTRFLLFGVIGYRKGVVLTNLRKSFPEKNEAEIRAIAKRFYRWFCDLTLETLKTLTISPEEVRRRVSFPGADVFRPFVERNQSVIIVMGHYGNWELAGARFAAEPGLHQLYVIYHPLQNPHFEQLIVRMRTRLGNRLYAMQETFKGMVRDRQLLTATAFIADQTPSPERAYWTTFLNQDTPVFTGTGVIAKKLGYPVIYLSIQQARRGHYDMHAEVLVPDPKSMSGNDINQLHTDRLQRDIRQKPDLWLWTHRRWKHQRPHA, translated from the coding sequence ATGAGCGCGATCGGCTACTATCTGGCCCTGCCCTTCCTCTACGGCATCGCGCTCCTCCCGTTCCCGTTGCTCTATTTCCTGAGCGACTGCACCCGATTCCTCCTCTTCGGCGTGATCGGTTACCGCAAGGGCGTGGTGCTCACGAACCTTCGCAAGAGCTTCCCGGAAAAGAACGAAGCAGAGATCAGGGCCATCGCGAAGCGCTTCTACCGCTGGTTCTGCGACCTCACGCTGGAGACGCTGAAGACGCTCACCATCTCGCCCGAAGAGGTGCGGCGGCGCGTGAGTTTCCCTGGCGCCGATGTGTTCAGGCCATTCGTTGAGCGGAATCAGAGCGTGATCATCGTTATGGGCCATTACGGCAATTGGGAGCTGGCCGGCGCGCGCTTCGCCGCAGAGCCCGGGCTTCACCAGCTGTACGTCATCTACCATCCGCTGCAGAACCCGCACTTCGAGCAGCTCATCGTGCGCATGCGCACCCGGCTGGGCAACCGGCTCTATGCCATGCAAGAGACCTTCAAAGGCATGGTGCGAGACCGGCAGCTGCTCACAGCCACGGCCTTCATCGCCGACCAGACGCCGTCACCGGAGCGGGCCTATTGGACAACCTTCCTCAACCAGGACACCCCCGTATTCACCGGAACTGGCGTGATTGCCAAGAAGTTGGGGTATCCTGTCATCTACCTCAGCATCCAGCAAGCCAGGCGCGGGCATTACGATATGCACGCCGAAGTGCTGGTTCCTGATCCGAAATCGATGTCGGGGAATGACATCAATCAGCTCCATACCGATCGTTTGCAACGGGACATCCGCCAGAAGCCCGACCTTTGGCTCTGGACACACCGCAGATGGAAGCACCAGCGCCCCCACGCGTAA
- a CDS encoding HrgA protein codes for MTFLELAEATIKAVDRPLTGNEIWELAVQRGLDKKLKTRGKTPWATLGARLYVEVRDNTASRFVAVGKRPTRFGLKGSSLELISPTVEATTIDDKNNYSERDLHPMLVYYADSSPHFRGAKLKTIYDQHSIKRKKGVNEWIHPDIVGVYLPFKEYKNELLDLIASISVSAIKLYSFELKKDLDMGNLRRHYFQAVSNSSWAHEGYLVAVKIGDSVVEEVRSLADTFGIGLIQLQPEQVEQSEILIPAKQKAQLDLDAMDKLARDNPEFEAFLQNITNDSKTRKILSTYDQVLSPEAMVKHIEKHGIL; via the coding sequence ATGACATTCTTAGAACTTGCTGAAGCAACTATAAAAGCCGTTGATCGACCACTGACTGGAAACGAGATCTGGGAACTCGCCGTCCAGAGAGGATTGGACAAGAAGCTCAAGACGAGGGGCAAGACACCGTGGGCGACGTTAGGCGCAAGGCTGTATGTAGAAGTACGCGACAATACAGCGAGCAGGTTCGTCGCGGTGGGAAAGCGACCGACCCGTTTCGGACTGAAGGGCTCATCCCTGGAGCTCATCTCTCCAACAGTTGAGGCGACGACTATCGATGACAAGAACAACTACTCCGAGCGCGATTTGCACCCAATGCTGGTGTACTACGCCGACTCGTCGCCACATTTCCGCGGTGCGAAGCTGAAGACCATTTATGATCAGCACTCAATAAAGCGAAAGAAAGGGGTTAACGAATGGATCCATCCCGACATCGTTGGTGTGTATCTGCCTTTCAAGGAGTACAAGAACGAACTATTGGACCTCATTGCTTCGATCTCGGTTTCAGCGATCAAGTTGTACTCCTTCGAGTTGAAGAAGGATCTTGACATGGGCAACTTGCGAAGGCACTACTTCCAAGCGGTGTCAAATTCAAGCTGGGCACACGAAGGATACTTGGTGGCTGTCAAGATTGGAGACTCAGTGGTTGAGGAAGTGCGCAGCTTGGCAGATACGTTCGGCATTGGGCTCATCCAACTTCAACCTGAACAGGTCGAACAATCGGAGATATTGATCCCAGCGAAACAGAAAGCGCAACTGGATCTCGATGCAATGGACAAGCTTGCGCGCGATAACCCTGAATTCGAGGCATTCTTGCAGAACATCACCAACGATAGCAAGACGCGCAAGATTCTGAGCACATACGATCAGGTACTTTCACCTGAGGCGATGGTCAAACACATTGAGAAGCACGGCATTCTATAG